Sequence from the Bacillota bacterium genome:
CCGGGTGGTGCACCTGCCGGTATGGTGCGACCTGCCCGCGCTGGACGTCAGCCCCGAGGGTGTGAGGCCGGACGCCGACGCGTGGCGGGCGTGGGCCTACTCCACCGGGCGGGTGCGGGAGGAAGTGGTCGCGTTCATTGCCTTCCGCCCCGACCTGGTGTGGAAGCCCACCGGGCAGGTGGCGTTCCCGACGCCGCGCACGTGGGAGTTTGTGAGCCGCCTGCTCGACGCCTCGGGCGGCTCGGCCCCGCCTTCGCTGGCGGTGGCGGGGTGCGTGGGGACCGGCCCCGCGGGGGAGTTCCTGGGCTTTCTGCGGGTGCGCCGGGAAATGCCGGACCCCGACGCCATCCTGGCAGGCGCGGACGTGCCCGCCCCGCCGGCCGACCGCCCCGACGTCGCCTGGGCGCTGGGCGGCGCCCTGGTGAGCAGGCTGGCTGCGCTCAAGAAGAAGCGGAAGCCGGTCGGGGCGCAGGTGGCGGCATTCGTGAGGTGGCTCCCGCAGCTTCCCAGCAACTTCCAGGTGCTCTACCTGAAAGAGGCGTGGAATGCCGGCCTGGGCACCGAGTGCGCCGCCCAGCCGGGCTTTTTGGACTTCGCGCGGGAGCACCGGGAGGTGTTTGTGGATGAAATCCGCGCGCGAGCTGGTTGAGCTCGCCCGGGCCAGGCTGGTCGTCCGCCACCCCTTTTTCGGCACGCTGGCGGCCCTGCTCCTGGCTGAACCCCGCGCATTCGGGACCGCGGCCACGGACGGCCGCCGGCTGCTCTACCGCCCGGCGTGGGTGGAGCGCCTGGCGGCCGCCGAGGGGGTGGGCGCCGTCGAGGCGGTGGTCGCCCACGAGGTGCTGCACTGCGCCCTGGGCCACCTGTGGCGGCGGGGGAGCCGCGACCGGCTCAAGTGGGGGGTGGCGATAGACCTCGAGGCCAACGCCCTGCTGCGCGAGGCTGGGTTCGCCCTGCCCTCGCGCGCGGTGTACGACCCGGCCTTCGCGGGGCTCGCCGCGGAGGAGATCTACGCGCGCCTGCCCGAGCCGCTCCCCGAACCGCAGCCGTGGGGCGACCACAGCCCCGGTGATCTGCCGGA
This genomic interval carries:
- a CDS encoding MoxR family ATPase encodes the protein MSDPVVESMGLCLRAGLAPMLWGPPGVGKSDRVKDLAKERGWGLVDVRLARRSPVDLRGVPVPDTAAGRTRYLPPFEFPEPKRDGREGIWFLDEVTGAPPAVQAAALQLFLERKFDSYEVPPGWHVVAAGNRVTDRSGSYAMLASLANRVVHLPVWCDLPALDVSPEGVRPDADAWRAWAYSTGRVREEVVAFIAFRPDLVWKPTGQVAFPTPRTWEFVSRLLDASGGSAPPSLAVAGCVGTGPAGEFLGFLRVRREMPDPDAILAGADVPAPPADRPDVAWALGGALVSRLAALKKKRKPVGAQVAAFVRWLPQLPSNFQVLYLKEAWNAGLGTECAAQPGFLDFAREHREVFVDEIRARAG